From a region of the Lactuca sativa cultivar Salinas chromosome 4, Lsat_Salinas_v11, whole genome shotgun sequence genome:
- the LOC111881599 gene encoding BEL1-like homeodomain protein 3, whose translation MATYYPPSNNHQRDVFQSSYDSYQESPCPPVDMMYQNQTSTDNSFLQLLSGNMQPNPQILSQVKDHNTSDDERNLQYQELSLSLGMQIPSSSMDLPSFQYNYLNTHLQDPHDHGSHGSQTHKVENVDYLSFDLVGKNGQCSVSDTYDVSYGLVSGRILDSKYLKPSQELLEEVANLREALRQLKINKLSNLHTLRVDDKKNSKFTPHESTTTSSGELSASEKQDLQNKVTRLFSFLDEVDRKYREYCQQLQIVEAALDVVSGCGAARTYTTLAHRTISCHFRCLRDAINGQIQVTRQRLGEQDDSVDRVLPRLRNVEKQLRQQRTLQQLGVTRHSWRPQRGLPEGSVSILRAWLFEHFLNPYPKDSEKIMLAKQTGLTRSQIANWFINARVRLWKPMIEDIYKEEFGNCTSSQEHALKGANNNSSSSEDKEKELELGQDLSQNPDFFSEIEVNRSPTHRHTDMSDQYRFGEEPQLLSDFLV comes from the exons ATGGCTACTTATTATCCTCCTTCAAACAATCATCAAAGAGATGTGTTTCAAAGCTCATACGATTCATATCAAGAATCACCATGTCCACCTGTAGATATGATGTATCAAAACCAAACATCCACTGACAACTCTTTCTTACAACTTTTATCTGGAAACATGCAACCGAATCCTCAAATCCTTTCACAAGTCAAAGATCATAACACTTCAGATGATGAAAGAAACTTACAGTATCAAGAATTATCACTCAGCTTAGGAATGCAAATCCCTTCTTCCTCCATGGATTTACCTTCCTTTCAATACAATTACTTGAACACCCATCTTCAAGATCCTCATGATCATGGCTCTCATGGTTCTCAAACCCATAAAGTAGAAAATGTTGACTATTTGTCCTTTGACTTGGTTGGAAAAAACGGTCAATGTTCTGTTTCTGATACATATGATGTTTCATATGGACTTGTAAGTGGTAGAATCTTGGATTCAAAATATCTAAAACCATCACAGGAATTGCTTGAAGAAGTAGCAAATCTTCGTGAAGCTTTAAGACAGCTAAAGATTAACAAACTTAGCAATCTACATACCCTTCGTGTAGACgataaaaaaaattccaaatttaCCCCTCACGAATCCACTACTACTTCCTCCGGTGAACTCTCGGCTTCTGAGAAACAAGATCTTCAAAATAAGGTCACGAGATTGTTTTCTTTCTTAGACGAG GTGGATAGGAAATACAGAGAGTATTGCCAACAATTGCAAATTGTTGAAGCAGCATTGGATGTGGTGTCTGGGTGTGGGGCTGCAAGGACATACACAACACTTGCACATCGAACAATTTCTTGCCATTTTCGGTGCTTACGTGATGCCATTAATGGACAAATTCAAGTGACACGTCAGCGGTTAGGAGAACAAGATGATTCGGTGGACAGAGTGTTGCCACGTTTAAGGAACGTGGAAAAGCAACTCAGGCAACAGAGAACACTTCAGCAGCTTGGTGTGACTCGTCATTCTTGGAGGCCACAAAGAGGGCTTCCGGAAGGATCTGTCTCGATTCTTCGCGCTTGGCTGTTTGAACATTTTCTTAACCC TTACCCAAAAGATTCGGAGAAAATCATGCTAGCAAAACAAACTGGACTCACTCGAAGCCAG ATTGCAAATTGGTTCATCAATGCACGTGTACGTCTCTGGAAACCCATGATTGAAGATATATACAAAGAAGAATTTGGCAATTGCACATCATCACAAGAACATGCACTCAAAGGAGCAAACAATAACTCATCATCTTCAGAAGATAAAGAGAAAGAATTGGAATTGGGTCAAGATTTAAGTCAAAATCCTGACTTTTTCAGTGAGATAGAAGTCAACAGGTCTCCAACACATAGGCATACAGATATGTCAGACCAATATAGGTTTGGTGAAGAACCCCAATTGTTATCTGATTTTTTGgtataa